A genomic segment from Gammaproteobacteria bacterium encodes:
- the lnt gene encoding apolipoprotein N-acyltransferase, with the protein MIVGLRQRYGAWLAFAAGLPVPLAFSPFDSYLLLPLLLACLLWLIDDVTPRVAAWRGWLFGAGAFLTGTYWLYVSIHVFGEAPLVLALLLMAALMAFMACYSALACYVAARYAPAGALRWLAAFPACWVLAEWLRGWFLSGFPWLSLGYSTTSSMLAGYIPLGGIFAASAAVAVSAGALRTLAGGDIRERVVAVGLLAATWAFGWWSQQVPWTDAAEDTLTVSIVQGAIPQDRKWLPEELVPTMRLYRDLTRQHWDSDLVIWPEAAIPALRVSLVDYYAKIALEGEAYDTEIVTGTIEYDPVTNSYYNGVIALRGSQNVYHKRHLVPFGEYFPVPGFVREWLRLRNLPYSDYTSGGDDQRPLQVAGQKIAPSICYEDVFGNEQRLMLPEATLLVNVSNDAWFGTSIAPHQHMQIARARAIETGRYLLRATNTGVSAVIAPDGRIEQ; encoded by the coding sequence ATGATCGTCGGCCTGCGGCAACGTTACGGCGCCTGGCTCGCCTTCGCCGCCGGCTTGCCTGTTCCGCTGGCTTTTTCACCGTTCGACTCGTACCTGCTGCTGCCACTTTTGCTGGCGTGCTTGCTGTGGCTGATTGACGATGTGACACCACGTGTTGCCGCATGGCGTGGCTGGTTGTTTGGTGCTGGCGCTTTTCTCACCGGCACTTACTGGCTGTATGTGAGTATTCACGTCTTCGGCGAGGCGCCGCTGGTGCTGGCGCTGCTGCTGATGGCGGCGCTGATGGCCTTCATGGCCTGTTACTCGGCGCTGGCCTGCTATGTCGCTGCACGCTACGCGCCGGCCGGAGCGCTGCGCTGGCTGGCAGCTTTTCCGGCGTGCTGGGTGCTGGCCGAATGGCTGCGTGGCTGGTTCCTTTCCGGCTTTCCCTGGCTGAGCCTGGGCTACAGCACAACAAGCAGCATGCTGGCCGGGTATATACCGCTGGGCGGCATATTCGCAGCCAGCGCCGCGGTCGCGGTTTCGGCGGGGGCGTTGCGCACGCTTGCCGGCGGCGACATTCGGGAGCGCGTCGTCGCAGTCGGGTTGCTGGCAGCGACATGGGCATTTGGCTGGTGGTCGCAGCAAGTGCCGTGGACCGATGCTGCCGAGGACACGCTGACCGTCAGTATCGTGCAGGGCGCAATTCCGCAGGACCGCAAGTGGCTGCCGGAAGAACTGGTGCCGACCATGCGGCTGTATCGCGATCTCACACGACAGCACTGGGACAGTGACCTGGTGATCTGGCCGGAAGCGGCGATACCGGCTTTGCGCGTGTCGCTGGTGGATTACTACGCAAAGATCGCGTTAGAGGGGGAGGCGTACGACACGGAAATTGTCACCGGCACTATCGAATACGATCCGGTAACCAACAGTTATTACAACGGCGTAATTGCTCTTCGTGGGTCGCAGAACGTCTATCACAAGCGTCACCTGGTGCCGTTTGGAGAATATTTCCCGGTGCCGGGGTTCGTGCGCGAGTGGTTGCGGCTGCGTAACCTGCCGTACAGTGATTATACAAGCGGCGGTGACGACCAGCGCCCGCTGCAGGTGGCCGGGCAGAAAATCGCGCCGTCAATCTGTTACGAAGACGTGTTCGGCAACGAGCAACGGTTGATGCTGCCGGAAGCAACGCTGCTGGTGAATGTCAGCAACGATGCCTGGTTTGGCACGTCGATTGCGCCGCACCAGCACATGCAGATTGCGCGGGCGCGGGCCATCGAGACCGGGCGTTACCTGCTGCGTGCCACCAACACCGGAGTCAGTGCCGTAATAGCGCCGGACGGGCGCATCGAGCAG
- a CDS encoding CBS domain-containing protein yields the protein MTDDHPPSSNGTGTHWIRRMLHALAGEPRDRDELLQVLREAQDRELIDADARSMLEGVLDVAEEQVRDIMIPRAHMVVVERDADPKELLHSIVESGHSRFPVVGENRDEVVGILLAKDLLRFFSENGEAQFDIRECLRPAVFIPESKRLNVLLKEFRANRNHMAVVVDEYGGVSGLITIEDVIEQIVGEIDDEHDIVDEGFIQRESDTRFRVRALTRIEDFNDYFNSELSDEEYDTIGGLIMHRLGRLPRRGESVSFSGFNFKVMRADRRRIDVVQVTPTEENTEDVRQRA from the coding sequence ATGACAGACGACCACCCTCCGAGTAGTAACGGCACCGGCACCCACTGGATAAGGCGCATGCTTCACGCGCTGGCAGGCGAACCCCGCGATCGGGATGAACTGCTGCAGGTATTGCGCGAAGCCCAGGACAGAGAACTCATCGACGCAGACGCCCGCAGCATGCTGGAGGGCGTTCTCGACGTGGCTGAAGAACAGGTGCGCGACATCATGATCCCGCGTGCCCACATGGTCGTGGTCGAGCGCGATGCCGATCCCAAGGAACTGCTGCACTCGATAGTCGAATCGGGTCATTCACGTTTTCCTGTGGTCGGTGAAAACCGCGACGAAGTGGTCGGCATTCTGCTGGCCAAAGACCTGCTGCGGTTTTTTTCCGAAAACGGCGAAGCGCAGTTCGACATTCGCGAATGCCTGCGTCCTGCCGTGTTTATTCCCGAAAGCAAGCGGCTAAACGTGCTGCTGAAAGAGTTCCGCGCCAACCGCAACCACATGGCTGTGGTTGTAGACGAGTACGGCGGCGTGTCGGGTCTGATCACTATCGAAGATGTTATCGAGCAGATCGTCGGCGAAATCGACGACGAGCACGATATCGTCGACGAAGGTTTCATCCAGCGCGAGAGCGATACGCGTTTTCGGGTGCGTGCGCTGACCCGCATCGAAGACTTCAATGATTATTTCAATAGCGAGCTGAGCGACGAGGAATACGACACCATCGGCGGGCTGATCATGCACCGGCTGGGCCGGCTGCCGCGGCGTGGTGAATCGGTCAGCTTCAGCGGCTTCAATTTCAAAGTCATGCGTGCCGACCGGCGTCGCATCGACGTCGTACAGGTTACCCCGACAGAAGAGAACACCGAAGACGTCCGGCAGCGCGCCTGA
- the ybeY gene encoding rRNA maturation RNase YbeY, which yields MAEPIDVQYAAADDGLPAASDVRRWAQAALAGANRNAELTVRIVDEAEITQLNQDYRDKPGATNVLAFPADAPPEAGVHLLGDVVICAPVVAAEARAQGKPAAAHWAHLVVHGILHLQGLDHQNESQAAEMETREVDILAGLGYSNPYEAGDPAARPGD from the coding sequence GTGGCTGAACCCATCGACGTGCAGTATGCGGCGGCCGATGACGGGCTGCCGGCGGCGAGTGATGTTCGCCGATGGGCGCAGGCGGCGCTGGCCGGCGCCAACCGTAACGCGGAACTCACCGTGCGTATCGTCGACGAAGCCGAGATCACGCAGCTCAACCAGGATTATCGCGACAAGCCGGGCGCGACCAACGTGCTGGCGTTTCCCGCCGACGCGCCGCCCGAGGCTGGGGTGCACCTGCTGGGCGATGTGGTGATCTGCGCGCCGGTGGTAGCCGCGGAAGCCCGCGCCCAGGGCAAGCCCGCCGCTGCCCACTGGGCCCACCTGGTAGTGCACGGAATCCTGCATTTACAGGGTCTTGACCACCAAAACGAGTCCCAGGCTGCCGAAATGGAGACCCGTGAGGTGGACATCCTCGCCGGTCTGGGATATTCCAATCCCTACGAGGCCGGCGATCCGGCCGCCAGGCCGGGAGATTGA
- a CDS encoding PhoH family protein — MPQPVTQEFDLEPADNERLANLCGQLDEHLRQIERRLDVQISNRGNHFRVVGDSKAASAGRDVLCDLFSRTEKENVTPQDVHMSLQQLGMDGNGENDEQLLIKTRRTLIRVRGGNQQGYVNSIRKNDLTFGIGPAGTGKTYLAVGCAVDALERESVRRIVLVRPAVEAGERLGFLPGDLSQKVDPYLRPIYDALYEMLGFDRVARLIDRNVIEVAPLAYMRGRTLNESFVILDEAQNTTIEQMKMFLTRIGFGAKAVVTGDITQTDLPDHRESGLRHAMKVLRDVKGIHFTQFNARDVVRHPLVRRIVDAYASHDKDSKGG; from the coding sequence TTGCCCCAACCCGTTACCCAGGAATTCGATCTCGAGCCCGCCGATAACGAGCGCCTCGCCAATCTGTGCGGCCAGCTCGACGAGCACCTGCGCCAGATAGAGCGCCGTCTCGACGTGCAGATATCCAACCGCGGAAATCATTTTCGTGTTGTCGGTGATTCAAAAGCAGCCAGTGCCGGGCGCGACGTGCTGTGCGATCTGTTCAGTCGCACGGAAAAAGAAAACGTCACGCCGCAGGACGTGCACATGTCGCTGCAGCAGCTCGGCATGGACGGCAATGGCGAAAACGACGAGCAGCTGCTGATAAAGACGCGGCGCACGCTGATCCGGGTGCGTGGTGGTAACCAGCAAGGCTACGTCAACAGCATCCGCAAAAACGATCTTACCTTTGGTATCGGACCGGCCGGCACCGGCAAAACCTATCTTGCTGTCGGCTGTGCCGTTGATGCGCTGGAGCGCGAGTCGGTGCGTCGTATCGTGCTGGTGCGCCCGGCAGTGGAGGCGGGTGAGCGGCTCGGCTTCCTGCCCGGCGATCTGTCGCAGAAAGTGGACCCCTATTTGCGGCCGATTTACGACGCGCTGTACGAAATGCTCGGCTTCGATCGTGTCGCGCGGCTGATCGACCGCAACGTGATCGAAGTTGCGCCGCTGGCCTACATGCGTGGCCGCACGCTGAATGAATCGTTTGTGATTCTCGACGAGGCGCAGAACACGACCATCGAGCAGATGAAGATGTTTCTGACGCGTATCGGTTTCGGCGCCAAAGCCGTGGTAACCGGCGACATCACCCAGACTGACCTGCCGGACCATCGCGAGTCAGGGCTGCGTCATGCCATGAAGGTGTTGCGCGACGTCAAGGGTATTCACTTCACGCAATTCAACGCGCGCGACGTGGTGCGGCATCCGCTGGTGCGGCGCATCGTCGACGCCTACGCGAGCCACGACAAAGACAGCAAAGGTGGCTGA